In a single window of the Falco rusticolus isolate bFalRus1 chromosome 11, bFalRus1.pri, whole genome shotgun sequence genome:
- the RPE65 gene encoding retinoid isomerohydrolase, which translates to MYSQVEHPAGGYKKLFETVEELSSPVTAHVTGRIPTWLRGSLLRCGPGLFEVGAEPFYHLFDGQALLHKFDFKEGHVTYHRRFVRTDAYVRAMTEKRIVITEFGTYAYPDPCKNIFSRFFSYFKGVEVTDNALVNVYPVGEDYYACTETNFITKINPDTLETIKQVDLCKYVSVNGATAHPHIENDGTVYNIGNCFGKNFALAYNIIRIPPLQADKEDPMNKSEVVVQFPCSDRFKPSYVHSFGLTSNYIVFVETPVKINLLKFLSSWSLWGANYMDCFESNETMGVWLHVAEKKKGRLLNIKYRTSAFNLFHHINTYEDNGFLIVDLCTWKGFEFVYNYLYLANLRANWDEVKRQAEKAPQPEARRYVLPLNIDKADTGKNLVTLPYTTATATLRSDETIWLEPEVIFSGPRHAFEFPQINYKKYGGKPYTYTYGLGLNHFVPDRLCKLNVKTKETWVWQEPDSYPSEPIFVSHPDALEEDDGVVLSIVISPGTGPKPAYLLILSAKDMSEVARAEVEVNIPVTFHGLFKRA; encoded by the exons ATGTACAGCCA AGTTGAGCATCCCGCTGGAGGCTACAAGAAGCTCTTTGAGACCGTGGAGGAGCTGTCCTCTCCAGTGACCGCCCACGTCACAG GCAGGATTCCCACCTGGCTGCGAGGAAGCCTCCTAAGATGTGGTCCTGGCTTGTTCGAGGTGGGTGCAGAGCCCTTCTACCACCTCTTCGATGGCCAGGCGCTCCTCCACAAGTTCGACTTCAAGGAGGGGCACGTTACCTACCACCGAAG gtTTGTCAGGACTGATGCTTACGTGAGAGCGATGACCGAAAAAAGGATCGTGATAACAGAATTTGGCACCTATGCATACCCAGACCCATGCAAGAACATCTTTTCCAG GTTTTTCTCATACTTCAAAGGTGTGGAGGTCACTGATAATGCCCTCGTTAATGTCTACCCTGTTGGTGAAGATTACTATGCTTGTACTGAGACCAACTTCATAACCAAAATTAACCCAGATACGTTAGAGACAATTAAGCAG GTGGATCTCTGTAAATACGTGTCCGTCAATGGGGCAACTGCTCATCCCCACATTGAAAACGACGGGACGGTTTACAACATTGGcaattgctttggaaaaaactTTGCGCTTGCCTATAACATCATACGGATTCCTCCACTTCAGGCAG ACAAGGAAGACCCGATGAACAAGTCGGAGGTGGTGGTGCAGTTCCCTTGCAGCGACAGGTTTAAGCCCTCTTACGTTCACAG CTTTGGGCTGACTTCAAACTACATAGTCTTTGTTGAAACACCAGTGAAAATCAACCTCCTCAAGTTCCTCTCCTCCTGGAGTCTTTGGGGAGCCAACTACATGGACTGCTTTGAGTCCAACGAAACCATGGGG GTCTGGCTTCATgtggcagagaaaaagaaaggcaggctCCTCAACATCAAATACCGCACCTCGGCCTTCAACCTCTTCCATCACATTAACACCTATGAAGATAACGGATTTCTGATCGTTGACCTCTGCACCTGGAAGGG GTTCGAGTTTGTTTACAATTACCTCTACTTAGCCAACTTGCGAGCAAACTGGGATGAAGTGAAACGACAGGCAGAGAAAGCCCCGCAGCCTGAAGCCCGCAGATATGTGCTGCCCCTGAACATTGACAAG GCTGACACGGGCAAGAACTTGGTCACCCTGCCCTACACGACAGCTACAGCAACGCTGCGCAGCGATGAGACCATCTGGCTGGAGCCAGAAGTTATTTTCTCAGGGCCACGCCATG cctTTGAATTTCCACAGATCAATTACAAGAAATACGGTGGGAAACCTTACACGTATACATATGGGCTGGGGCTGAATCACTTTGTCCCAGACAGG CTTTGCAAGCTGAATGTTAAAACAAAGGAGACCTGGGTGTGGCAGGAGCCGGATTCCTACCCATCGGAGCCAATCTTCGTTTCCCATCCAGATGCCCTGGAGGAAGATGATG GGGTTGTGCTGAGCATCGTGATCAGCCCGGGCACAGGGCCGAAGCCCGCTTACCTCCTGATCCTGAGCGCCAAAGACATGAGTGAGGTGGCCAGGGCTGAAGTGGAGGTGAACATCCCCGTGACTTTCCACGGACTCTTCAAAAGAGCGTGA